From Oryza sativa Japonica Group chromosome 4, ASM3414082v1, one genomic window encodes:
- the LOC4337299 gene encoding uncharacterized protein — protein MKFLEYTPFDSINLFLDNLDLGDCTIRGNLEAFSCKHTGNDRRLSISLEHEILDCLSKSSDSDHSSPVEHLSCRSSRKTLIYLVLTLSHMYPDYDFSAVRAHLFFKEEEWESFKEMTDTYLSEASKQWAATNEGTSLLDSMTNVIDEVIKIGESDIYSYNPDQDGDPFLEKGVIWSINFFFYNRKLKRVVSFRCSCISKISGDDFLTSAPSDGEEEDALIDMDI, from the exons ATGAAGTTTTTAGAATACACCCCCTTCGACAG TATAAATCTGTTCCTTGATAATCTTGACCTTGGTGATTGTACGATAAGAGGAAACCTTGAAGCCTTCTCAT GCAAGCACACTGGTAATGACCGTCGACTTTCAATAAGTCTAGAACATGAG ATTCTTGATTGCCTCAGTAAGTCTTCTGATAGTGATCATTCATCACCAGTGGAGCATTTGTCATGTCGGTCAAG TCGGAAAACATTGATCTATCTAGTTCTCACCCTTAGCCACATGTATCCAGATTATGATTTCAG TGCTGTTCGGGCACACCTGTTCTTCAAAGAAGAGGAGTGGGAAAGCTTTAAGGAGATGACAGACACCTACTTATCTGAGGCTTCAAAG CAATGGGCAGCAACAAATGAGGGCACTTCTCTTCTAGACAGTATGACTAATGTCATTGATGAG GTTATCAAAATCGGAGAGTCTGACATCTACAGCTATAATCCAGACCAAGATGGAGATCCATTTCTTGAAAAGGGGGTCAT ATGGTCGATCAACTTTTTCTTCTACAATCGGAAGCTAAAGCGAGTTGTGAGCTTTCGTTGCAGTTGTATAAG CAAAATATCAGGAGATGACTTCCTTACCAGTGCACCATCCGATGGTGAAGAGGAAGATGCACTGATAGACATGGACATATAA
- the LOC4337297 gene encoding GTP cyclohydrolase 1 isoform X2, which translates to MGALEEAHLAAAISACECECYEEEEEDDLVEGDGEAAAADAMEPAVRALLLGLGEDARREGLRRTPKRVAKAFRDGTRGYKQKVKDIVQGALFPEVGVDKRTGSAGGTGGQVVVRDIDLFSYCESCLLPFSIQFHVGYVPSGGRVVGLSKLSRVADVFAKRLQNPQRLASEVCGALHASIQPAGVAVALQCWHIPLPENLKCKTLQGWISTSHSSRSGVFEGESSSFWNDFSALLKLRGIDMERDSHSASIAWCPLRSHDVPVCNGHCKKATTNGAISPKSVPAPSNMVSAVSSMLLSLGEDPFRKELVGTPQRYVQWLMKFRACNLDVKLNGFTLNNLSVYQSPAGDAADHRAIHSELHLPFCAQCEHHLLPFYGVVHIGYLDGGDGEVIDRSHFQALVHFYGCKLQVQERMTRQIAEAVYSVSHCGAIVVVEANHICMISRGIEKIRSSTATIAVLGQFLTDPSAKARFLQNVVDTTGLAV; encoded by the exons atggGAGCGCTCGAGGaggcccacctcgccgccgccatctccgcgtGCGAGTGCGAGTgctacgaggaggaggaggaggatgacctCGTCGAGggggacggcgaggcggcggccgccgacgccatggAGCCGGCGGTGCGCGCGCTGCTGCTGGGGCTCGGCGAGGACGCGCGCCGGGAGGGGCTGCGGAGGACGCCCAAGCGCGTCGCCAAGGCCTTCCGCGACGGCACCCGAG GTTACAAGCAAAAAGTAAAGGACATTGTGCAGGGGGCTCTCTTTCCTGAGGTTGGTGTTGACAAGAGGACTGGTTCTGCTGGAGGAACTGGAGGGCAAGTTGTTGTTCGTGATATTGATCTTTTCTCATACTGTGAGTCATGCTTACTTCCATTCAGCATACAATTCCATGTTGGCTATGTGCCCTCTGGTGGAAGGGTTGTTGGGTTAAGCAAGCTTTCGAGAGTAGCTGATGTCTTCGCCAAGAGGTTGCAGAATCCTCAAAGACTGGCTAGTGAAGTTTGTGGTGCATTGCATGCTAGCATACAACCTGCTGGTGTGGCTGTTGCTCTGCAATGTTGGCACATACCTTTGCCAGAAAACTTGAAATGCAAGACTTTGCAAGGTTGGATTAGCACTTCACATTCATCTCGCTCTGGAGTTTTTGAGGGTGAGAGCAGCTCTTTTTGGAATGACTTCTCAGCCCTTCTTAAGCTTAGGGGCATAGACATGGAGAGGGACAGCCATTCTGCCTCCATAGCTTGGTGCCCTTTAAGGTCTCATGATGTCCCAGTCTGCAATGGGCACTGCAAGAAGGCTACAACCAACGGTGCAATTTCACCCAAATCAGTACCAGCTCCCTCTAATATGGTTTCTGCTGTTAGCTCAATGCTCTTATCCCTTGGAGAGGATCCCTTCAGGAAAGAACTTGTAGGTACTCCTCAGCGTTACGTGCAATGGCTGATGAAGTTCAGAGCATGTAACCTAGATGTGAAGCTGAATGGCTTTACACTCAATAATTTGAGTGTATACCAGAGTCCAGCTGGAGATGCTGCTGACCATCGAGCAATCCATTCTGAGCTGCATTTGCCATTTTGTGCGCAGTGCGAGCACCATCTTCTGCCGTTCTATGGAGTAGTGCATATTGGCTACCTTGACGGCGGAGATGGTGAAGTGATTGATCGATCTCATTTTCAGGCCTTGGTTCATTTTTATGGATGCAAGCTTCAGGTTCAAGAGAGAATGACAAGGCAGATAGCTGAAGCAGTTTATTCTGTTTCGCATTGTGGGGCCATAGTTGTTGTAGAAGCTAACCACATTTGCATGATATCAAGGGGAATAGAGAAAATCAGGAGTAGCACTGCAACGATTGCAGTTCTGGGTCAGTTTTTGACGGACCCTTCTGCCAAGGCACGCTTTCTGCAGAACGTAGTAGATACAACTGGTTTGGCAGTATGA
- the LOC4337298 gene encoding uncharacterized protein isoform X2 codes for MSASGEPEKVPAAAEGEEKADGAKDAAGSGGELLYCGATNFETMGRKVVGGAQGNLVSPTRMRSLMGVDIRFVASGCTACHCVALDAEGRCYTWGRNEKGQLGHGDTLQRNLPTVVSELSKYKVIKASVGRNHTVVVTDDGKSFSFGHNKHGQLGTGSLRNEIETSPMPCLVTEATNAVCGADFTVWLSSVEGSTILTAGLPQYGQLGHGTDNEYNIKDSSVKLAYDPQPRPRAIASLSGKTIVKAACGTNHTVAVDSSGYVYTWGFGGYGRLGHREQKDEWQPRLVEVFQKHNVLPPNAIISAGAASSACTAGGGQLYMWGKLKNTGDDWMYPKPLLDLSGWNIRCMASGNMHHVVGADDSCISWGTAQNGELGYGPNGQKSSANPKKVDILEGMHVISVGCGYGLSAIVVDRSIASDRLNQLDIYDGDTSTEEDRVEVQVAKKASASTNARSNKRKKTKDVSESEEDDDEEDDSDDDENGEIKGGKGRRGRKPSNRGRGRGAKKATPEPKPSARGRGRPKKTESPAQKTGSLGRGGKRGKRGRARK; via the exons ATGTCGGCCAGCGGCGAGCCCGAGAaggtccccgccgccgccgagggagaggagaaggcggACGGCGCGAAGGATGCCGCGGGCTCCGGGGGAGAGCTGCTGTACTGCGGCGCGACCAACTTCGAGACCATGGGGCGGAAGGTGGTGGGCGGGGCGCAGGGTAACCTAGTGTCGCCGACGCGGATGCGGTCGCTCATGGGCGTCGACATACGATTCGTTGCCTCCGGGTGCA CGGCTTGCCATTGTGTTGCCTTGGATGCTGAAGGACGTTGCTATACATGGGGTCGAAATGAG AAGGGGCAGTTGGGGCATGGGGATACTCTTCAGCGTAACCTGCCGACTGTTGTTTCTGAACTATCAAA GTACAAAGTCATTAAAGCAAGTGTTGGAAGAAATCACACAGTGGTTGTAACCGATGACGGGAAGTCATTCTCATTTGGTCACAATAAACACGGACAGTTGGGTACAGGCTCCCTAAGGAATG AAATTGAGACATCACCAATGCCCTGTCTTGTTACTGAAGCAACTAATGCTGTTTGTGGTGCTGATTTTACTGTCTGGCTGTCATCAGTGGAGGGCTCTACTATACT TACAGCAGGTCTTCCCCAGTACGGTCAGCTTGGTCATGGAACCGACAATGAG TACAATATTAAAGACTCATCTGTAAAGCTGGCATATGATCCCCAGCCCCGTCCCAGGGCAATAGCTTCATTATCTGGGAAAACTATCGTCAAAGCTGCATGTGGAACAAATCATACAG TTGCAGTTGATTCAAGTGGCTATGTTTACAC ATGGGGCTTTGGTGGATATGGAAG GTTGGGCCATAGAGAACAAAAGGATGAGTGGCAGCCTCGCCTTGTTGAAGTCTTCCAGAAGCATAATGTTCTGCCACCCAATGCTATTATATCAGCTGGTGCGGCAAGTTCTGCATGCACTGCCG GTGGAGGACAGTTGTACATGTGGGGAAAGTTAAAGAATACAGGCGACGACTGGATGTATCCAAAGCCATTATTGGATTTAAG TGGTTGGAACATTCGTTGCATGGCTTCTGGTAACATGCACCACGTTGTTGGTGCAGATGATTCTTGCATAAGCTGGGGAACAGCCCAAAATGGAGAGCTTGGCTATGGCCCTAATGGGCAAAA GTCATCTGCTAATCCTAAAAAGGTTGACATCCTTGAAGGAATGCATGTTATAAG TGTTGGTTGTGGATATGGGTTGTCTGCGATTGTTGTAGACAGATCAATTGCTAGTGACCGGCTTAATCAG ctgGATATTTATGACGGTGATACCTCCACTGAAG AAGACAGAGTGGAGGTCCAGGTTGCCAAGAAGGCATCTGCTAGCACCAATGCACGATCTAACAAGCGCAAGAAAACCAAGGATGTTTCCGAATCAGAagaggatgatgatgaggaagatgatAGCGACGACGATGAAAATGGTGAAATAAAAGGTGGTAAGGGTAGACGTGGCCGCAAACCTTCAAACAGAGGGAGAGGCAGGGGAGCTAAAAAGGCAACTCCTGAGCCAAAGCCATCTGCAAGGGGCAGAGGCCGCCCGAAGAAAACCGAGTCTCCTGCTCAGAAAACTGGGAGCTTGGGGCGAGGCGGGAAGAGGGGGAAGCGAGGAAGAGCTCGGAAGTGA
- the LOC4337298 gene encoding uncharacterized protein isoform X1, producing the protein MSASGEPEKVPAAAEGEEKADGAKDAAGSGGELLYCGATNFETMGRKVVGGAQGNLVSPTRMRSLMGVDIRFVASGCTACHCVALDAEGRCYTWGRNEKGQLGHGDTLQRNLPTVVSELSKYKVIKASVGRNHTVVVTDDGKSFSFGHNKHGQLGTGSLRNEIETSPMPCLVTEATNAVCGADFTVWLSSVEGSTILTAGLPQYGQLGHGTDNEYNIKDSSVKLAYDPQPRPRAIASLSGKTIVKAACGTNHTVAVDSSGYVYTWGFGGYGRLGHREQKDEWQPRLVEVFQKHNVLPPNAIISAGAASSACTAGGGQLYMWGKLKNTGDDWMYPKPLLDLSGWNIRCMASGNMHHVVGADDSCISWGTAQNGELGYGPNGQKSSANPKKVDILEGMHVISVGCGYGLSAIVVDRSIASDRLNQLDIYDGDTSTEVEDRVEVQVAKKASASTNARSNKRKKTKDVSESEEDDDEEDDSDDDENGEIKGGKGRRGRKPSNRGRGRGAKKATPEPKPSARGRGRPKKTESPAQKTGSLGRGGKRGKRGRARK; encoded by the exons ATGTCGGCCAGCGGCGAGCCCGAGAaggtccccgccgccgccgagggagaggagaaggcggACGGCGCGAAGGATGCCGCGGGCTCCGGGGGAGAGCTGCTGTACTGCGGCGCGACCAACTTCGAGACCATGGGGCGGAAGGTGGTGGGCGGGGCGCAGGGTAACCTAGTGTCGCCGACGCGGATGCGGTCGCTCATGGGCGTCGACATACGATTCGTTGCCTCCGGGTGCA CGGCTTGCCATTGTGTTGCCTTGGATGCTGAAGGACGTTGCTATACATGGGGTCGAAATGAG AAGGGGCAGTTGGGGCATGGGGATACTCTTCAGCGTAACCTGCCGACTGTTGTTTCTGAACTATCAAA GTACAAAGTCATTAAAGCAAGTGTTGGAAGAAATCACACAGTGGTTGTAACCGATGACGGGAAGTCATTCTCATTTGGTCACAATAAACACGGACAGTTGGGTACAGGCTCCCTAAGGAATG AAATTGAGACATCACCAATGCCCTGTCTTGTTACTGAAGCAACTAATGCTGTTTGTGGTGCTGATTTTACTGTCTGGCTGTCATCAGTGGAGGGCTCTACTATACT TACAGCAGGTCTTCCCCAGTACGGTCAGCTTGGTCATGGAACCGACAATGAG TACAATATTAAAGACTCATCTGTAAAGCTGGCATATGATCCCCAGCCCCGTCCCAGGGCAATAGCTTCATTATCTGGGAAAACTATCGTCAAAGCTGCATGTGGAACAAATCATACAG TTGCAGTTGATTCAAGTGGCTATGTTTACAC ATGGGGCTTTGGTGGATATGGAAG GTTGGGCCATAGAGAACAAAAGGATGAGTGGCAGCCTCGCCTTGTTGAAGTCTTCCAGAAGCATAATGTTCTGCCACCCAATGCTATTATATCAGCTGGTGCGGCAAGTTCTGCATGCACTGCCG GTGGAGGACAGTTGTACATGTGGGGAAAGTTAAAGAATACAGGCGACGACTGGATGTATCCAAAGCCATTATTGGATTTAAG TGGTTGGAACATTCGTTGCATGGCTTCTGGTAACATGCACCACGTTGTTGGTGCAGATGATTCTTGCATAAGCTGGGGAACAGCCCAAAATGGAGAGCTTGGCTATGGCCCTAATGGGCAAAA GTCATCTGCTAATCCTAAAAAGGTTGACATCCTTGAAGGAATGCATGTTATAAG TGTTGGTTGTGGATATGGGTTGTCTGCGATTGTTGTAGACAGATCAATTGCTAGTGACCGGCTTAATCAG ctgGATATTTATGACGGTGATACCTCCACTGAAG TAGAAGACAGAGTGGAGGTCCAGGTTGCCAAGAAGGCATCTGCTAGCACCAATGCACGATCTAACAAGCGCAAGAAAACCAAGGATGTTTCCGAATCAGAagaggatgatgatgaggaagatgatAGCGACGACGATGAAAATGGTGAAATAAAAGGTGGTAAGGGTAGACGTGGCCGCAAACCTTCAAACAGAGGGAGAGGCAGGGGAGCTAAAAAGGCAACTCCTGAGCCAAAGCCATCTGCAAGGGGCAGAGGCCGCCCGAAGAAAACCGAGTCTCCTGCTCAGAAAACTGGGAGCTTGGGGCGAGGCGGGAAGAGGGGGAAGCGAGGAAGAGCTCGGAAGTGA
- the LOC4337297 gene encoding GTP cyclohydrolase 1 isoform X1 — MTHLEARGTTTAMGALEEAHLAAAISACECECYEEEEEDDLVEGDGEAAAADAMEPAVRALLLGLGEDARREGLRRTPKRVAKAFRDGTRGYKQKVKDIVQGALFPEVGVDKRTGSAGGTGGQVVVRDIDLFSYCESCLLPFSIQFHVGYVPSGGRVVGLSKLSRVADVFAKRLQNPQRLASEVCGALHASIQPAGVAVALQCWHIPLPENLKCKTLQGWISTSHSSRSGVFEGESSSFWNDFSALLKLRGIDMERDSHSASIAWCPLRSHDVPVCNGHCKKATTNGAISPKSVPAPSNMVSAVSSMLLSLGEDPFRKELVGTPQRYVQWLMKFRACNLDVKLNGFTLNNLSVYQSPAGDAADHRAIHSELHLPFCAQCEHHLLPFYGVVHIGYLDGGDGEVIDRSHFQALVHFYGCKLQVQERMTRQIAEAVYSVSHCGAIVVVEANHICMISRGIEKIRSSTATIAVLGQFLTDPSAKARFLQNVVDTTGLAV, encoded by the exons ATGACACATCTCGAGGCGCGCG gcaccaccaccgccatggGAGCGCTCGAGGaggcccacctcgccgccgccatctccgcgtGCGAGTGCGAGTgctacgaggaggaggaggaggatgacctCGTCGAGggggacggcgaggcggcggccgccgacgccatggAGCCGGCGGTGCGCGCGCTGCTGCTGGGGCTCGGCGAGGACGCGCGCCGGGAGGGGCTGCGGAGGACGCCCAAGCGCGTCGCCAAGGCCTTCCGCGACGGCACCCGAG GTTACAAGCAAAAAGTAAAGGACATTGTGCAGGGGGCTCTCTTTCCTGAGGTTGGTGTTGACAAGAGGACTGGTTCTGCTGGAGGAACTGGAGGGCAAGTTGTTGTTCGTGATATTGATCTTTTCTCATACTGTGAGTCATGCTTACTTCCATTCAGCATACAATTCCATGTTGGCTATGTGCCCTCTGGTGGAAGGGTTGTTGGGTTAAGCAAGCTTTCGAGAGTAGCTGATGTCTTCGCCAAGAGGTTGCAGAATCCTCAAAGACTGGCTAGTGAAGTTTGTGGTGCATTGCATGCTAGCATACAACCTGCTGGTGTGGCTGTTGCTCTGCAATGTTGGCACATACCTTTGCCAGAAAACTTGAAATGCAAGACTTTGCAAGGTTGGATTAGCACTTCACATTCATCTCGCTCTGGAGTTTTTGAGGGTGAGAGCAGCTCTTTTTGGAATGACTTCTCAGCCCTTCTTAAGCTTAGGGGCATAGACATGGAGAGGGACAGCCATTCTGCCTCCATAGCTTGGTGCCCTTTAAGGTCTCATGATGTCCCAGTCTGCAATGGGCACTGCAAGAAGGCTACAACCAACGGTGCAATTTCACCCAAATCAGTACCAGCTCCCTCTAATATGGTTTCTGCTGTTAGCTCAATGCTCTTATCCCTTGGAGAGGATCCCTTCAGGAAAGAACTTGTAGGTACTCCTCAGCGTTACGTGCAATGGCTGATGAAGTTCAGAGCATGTAACCTAGATGTGAAGCTGAATGGCTTTACACTCAATAATTTGAGTGTATACCAGAGTCCAGCTGGAGATGCTGCTGACCATCGAGCAATCCATTCTGAGCTGCATTTGCCATTTTGTGCGCAGTGCGAGCACCATCTTCTGCCGTTCTATGGAGTAGTGCATATTGGCTACCTTGACGGCGGAGATGGTGAAGTGATTGATCGATCTCATTTTCAGGCCTTGGTTCATTTTTATGGATGCAAGCTTCAGGTTCAAGAGAGAATGACAAGGCAGATAGCTGAAGCAGTTTATTCTGTTTCGCATTGTGGGGCCATAGTTGTTGTAGAAGCTAACCACATTTGCATGATATCAAGGGGAATAGAGAAAATCAGGAGTAGCACTGCAACGATTGCAGTTCTGGGTCAGTTTTTGACGGACCCTTCTGCCAAGGCACGCTTTCTGCAGAACGTAGTAGATACAACTGGTTTGGCAGTATGA